In Chryseobacterium lactis, a single genomic region encodes these proteins:
- a CDS encoding DUF6493 family protein — translation MLTEEEFKAIYLNYKIKEIVPFLKKLTPKDKIEVAAILKKHINKEWGHNNISVLAALACSRTKEEYAKLSPGYYSLPIDLIEDLFESFIPEWIGESYPFLKEIEYLKVMEWEQSGYLTLADELNASLLSSSLLSADQLQSYPVILDSYIWLLFEYECSITARYHDVNWKDTLKTLVQENKIDRFRVLKSSLKAINFNFSKENNTWFLELFNYLEPTDREIVELQEELFLIFHSTQHSLFSVVLKMITPIAIHKDFKTGEFLQAVMPLVTLSSKTIINPLLQIFEKIAGNNEKYREEICLLLMPVFLNKDKAVQNKAAKIVLKYGDPASEKLQEEMKLYEGSLLADIHTLLDKFLVEQKENKEEQNYEAVVWHTSAPVLPVQTISDFIFFAPQVFNTGEMYHFDLFLDALMRFDNEFEEDHFHQLEPAFKAAFKLKDTSGFRHLLATFLINYGLFRQKKKSPILLEARLAFPDLENWVGKKTPLIFKAYHQLLLDIFEALKQNKKIPLLSVPDHSPCWISVHNLVDKLKIYQQKGEMPVPFDLEIALLRIEKEELKQGEGYAKEHLNTEYFHLLKPVFEQNYFSEHYRNGFLDGNFSWNLSYRKIYKWNKTEEIPQFLVDIESRKELPENASFPDYVFSSYDGVYDDDMIRILYTVPYFSCSVFAQKYNKNLSNAVYQYDIKESMALLDAWMKLNLPFQPVHYVFLSAGLFNKDKTFSGMAFEVLINRAVSNDFDMEELGKLIGKKISFEWAPVKRLTDGLSGFINLSTNHNIAFEKLLISILAAIEKPVFNLKKLLELYDELKTRNQSETDKTIIDLLEEWGKENNLKKLSIKLKTNERKTL, via the coding sequence ATGCTTACAGAGGAAGAGTTTAAGGCTATATATTTAAACTATAAAATCAAGGAAATTGTTCCTTTTCTCAAGAAGCTTACACCAAAAGATAAAATAGAAGTTGCCGCCATATTAAAAAAGCATATTAATAAAGAATGGGGGCACAATAATATCTCTGTGTTGGCCGCTTTGGCATGCAGCAGAACCAAAGAAGAATATGCAAAGCTAAGTCCGGGATATTATTCTCTTCCTATCGACCTTATTGAAGATCTTTTTGAATCTTTCATTCCCGAATGGATTGGAGAAAGTTATCCCTTTTTAAAAGAAATTGAGTATTTAAAAGTCATGGAGTGGGAGCAGAGTGGATATCTTACCTTAGCTGATGAACTCAATGCTTCACTACTTTCATCTTCCTTACTTTCAGCGGATCAGTTACAATCTTATCCCGTCATATTGGATTCATATATCTGGCTTTTGTTCGAATATGAATGCAGTATCACAGCCCGTTACCATGATGTCAACTGGAAAGATACTTTAAAAACACTTGTTCAGGAAAATAAGATAGATCGCTTCAGGGTATTGAAATCGAGTCTTAAAGCGATTAATTTCAATTTTTCAAAAGAAAATAATACATGGTTTCTGGAACTCTTTAATTATCTGGAACCTACTGACAGAGAAATAGTAGAATTGCAGGAAGAGCTGTTTCTGATTTTCCATTCTACTCAGCACTCATTGTTTTCTGTTGTATTGAAAATGATTACCCCGATTGCTATTCATAAAGATTTTAAAACTGGAGAGTTTTTACAGGCGGTAATGCCTTTGGTCACCCTTTCTTCCAAAACTATTATTAATCCGTTACTGCAGATTTTTGAGAAGATAGCAGGAAACAATGAAAAATACCGGGAAGAAATTTGTCTGCTTCTGATGCCGGTTTTTTTGAATAAAGATAAAGCGGTTCAAAATAAAGCAGCAAAGATTGTATTAAAATACGGAGATCCGGCATCAGAAAAATTACAGGAAGAAATGAAACTTTATGAAGGATCACTTCTTGCTGATATTCATACATTATTAGATAAATTCCTTGTTGAACAAAAGGAAAATAAAGAAGAACAAAATTACGAAGCTGTGGTGTGGCATACTTCCGCGCCTGTTTTACCAGTTCAGACAATCAGTGACTTTATTTTTTTTGCTCCTCAGGTATTTAATACAGGTGAAATGTATCATTTTGATCTTTTTCTGGATGCATTGATGAGATTTGATAATGAGTTTGAAGAAGATCATTTTCATCAGCTGGAACCAGCATTTAAAGCAGCCTTTAAACTAAAAGATACCTCAGGATTTCGTCATTTGCTGGCTACATTCCTGATCAATTATGGTTTATTCAGACAGAAAAAGAAATCACCAATTCTGTTGGAAGCAAGACTGGCATTTCCTGACCTTGAAAATTGGGTTGGGAAGAAAACACCTTTGATTTTTAAGGCCTATCATCAATTGCTCCTGGATATTTTTGAAGCATTAAAACAAAATAAAAAAATTCCGCTTCTTTCTGTACCGGACCATTCACCTTGCTGGATCAGTGTCCATAATCTTGTGGATAAATTAAAAATCTATCAGCAAAAAGGTGAAATGCCTGTCCCGTTTGATTTGGAGATAGCATTGCTTCGTATTGAGAAAGAAGAACTTAAACAAGGAGAAGGTTACGCAAAAGAACATCTTAACACAGAATATTTCCATCTTCTGAAACCGGTTTTCGAACAAAATTATTTCTCAGAACACTATAGAAATGGATTTTTGGATGGAAATTTCTCCTGGAACTTAAGTTATAGAAAAATCTATAAATGGAATAAAACAGAAGAAATTCCTCAGTTCCTGGTCGATATTGAAAGTCGAAAAGAACTTCCGGAAAATGCTTCTTTTCCTGATTATGTATTCAGTTCTTATGATGGTGTTTATGACGATGATATGATTCGTATTTTGTATACGGTACCTTATTTTTCGTGTTCTGTTTTTGCCCAAAAATATAATAAAAACCTGTCAAACGCTGTTTACCAGTATGATATAAAAGAAAGCATGGCATTGCTTGATGCCTGGATGAAGTTGAATTTACCCTTTCAACCGGTGCATTATGTATTCCTGTCTGCCGGTCTGTTTAATAAAGATAAAACCTTCTCTGGTATGGCTTTTGAAGTCCTGATAAACAGGGCGGTTTCCAATGATTTTGATATGGAGGAATTAGGAAAGCTGATTGGTAAAAAGATCAGTTTTGAATGGGCTCCGGTGAAAAGACTGACAGATGGATTATCCGGTTTTATCAATTTGAGCACCAACCATAATATTGCTTTTGAAAAATTATTAATATCCATTCTTGCAGCTATTGAAAAACCTGTATTTAACCTTAAAAAGCTGTTGGAACTTTATGATGAACTAAAAACCCGGAACCAATCTGAAACAGATAAAACAATTATTGATCTGCTTGAAGAATGGGGAAAAGAAAATAACCTGAAAAAACTATCTATCAAATTAAAAACAAATGAAAGAAAGACTTTATGA